Within Deltaproteobacteria bacterium, the genomic segment CAAGGCGGCGCCAAGGAGCCGCATGAGTTGATCGACAGCTACAAAAGCTCCTGCGGCGTTTATGCTCATAATGCGATCAAGCCGACCGAAGAACTTTTCGCCCTGGCGCGGAGCTTGAAGATCCCGGTGTTCTACACGACCACCGAGACCAGAAAAGAAGCCAAGCCCGAAGCGATCTACGCGACCAACCGCCAGCGCGTGAAGATCGATCCGGAAGGCTTCGAGATCAAGGAAGAGTTCAAACCGCAGCCCGGCGACGTGGTGATTTTTAAAGAACGCGCCAGCGGTTTCTTCGGCACGCCGTTGGTAGCGCATTTGACGCAATTGGGCTGCGACAGTTTGATCGTCTGCGGCGAGAGCACCAGCGGCTGCGTGCGCGCCAGTTGCGTCGACG encodes:
- a CDS encoding isochorismatase family protein, with amino-acid sequence MAADFEDHCWKDIVTPEILKTYTPYHRETFIGQRPALLAIDLYNLAYQGGAKEPHELIDSYKSSCGVYAHNAIKPTEELFALARSLKIPVFYTTTETRKEAKPEAIYATNRQRVKIDPEGFEIKEEFKPQPGDVVIFKERASGFFGTPLVAHLTQLGCDSLIVCGESTSGCVRASCVDGYSLGYHVSIVEETVFDRSQLSHKVNLFDMHHKYCDVMKLEEVKEKIKQERPRKPN